A window from Candidatus Omnitrophota bacterium encodes these proteins:
- a CDS encoding AAA family ATPase, protein MSAEKVSIPNYEIVQKLGEGPQSVVYKAFHKKFPERPLVLKVLKVGFLPEHQKLHFRQKIERLKVLNDPMLIRPLSFEVIEDTQFITREYFDGIPLNEWAALQTKISLKDFFTISCLLAQAVNKIYEGGIIYGGLKPHNILIHPKSLDIRLVDFISSIDVREVSHFIYDRGFVEGTLAYTSPEQTGRINHRVDFSSDFYAMGIIFYELLTRKLPFFSLDPLELIHSHLAEEAPYVSELNPEIPQMLSRIVAKLILKQPEKRYLSASGLLADLVQCHNEYAAKGIIDEFPLGVYDYTRRVTFVSKMVGRDDEAKTILDEYERSTKGFFRSMFISGLPGIGKTRLIQELQKPIVKGRGYFTSGKFDLYQKNIPYSALIQSLRNLIRTFLTESDERVELWKDKILKTLVNNGRIITDVIPELEVLIGPQPEIKPLPPVEARNRFNDLFGKFLACLANEENPLTIFIDDLQWCDIATFDFLDTLFTNYRDYKCIFFIGAYRHNEVSPEHPLTRLIRDIKEQKSPLKETRLGPLQPEHCHEMVAYILDSPLSQTGELSVFIADLSEGNPLFVSEILSYLNNENLMYSDEHRHWQWDINKIRQSNMPPTVVALFSSKVKKLPITAIGLLEYCACMGNRFSPTEISMVKEISLPDVFEILKPALAQGLLMESKDDLQFVHDRVQEAVLSAIDTQSRRQIHWAIGTHLLSGMPEGADPERVDSMFNIFSMTAHLNLGKPDSLEAKMAYRLSDINYHSGNKALDALATEAANEYFRLARELLPSDCWEAQYEKTFKIYQKSAKTELMCGKYDDSEKLLNKLLENAKTDLDKAECLAEQTTSLSSIGNFIKAIETANRGLAYFNKSIPDDPAEAERKREELMRDIESKNIDVWNIILNMPFTNDRKSKIELAFYSELIPDLYMSGLVPQLYLSAAQSTQHCLEGGMDESVIYSFSIMGLCLGEKGEFEKAFKYEDLARDLSEKYPNTFGATRGMNGIVWCNAHSRSYPEEIVDYCLKSIQCGKNSGDLYNAGLSYGPLMWNLQVQGNDFRRTEEYARECLEFSKKYHLYFSVRLAEAMQAGWIEPMKKGYTPIEMEEKLKLWEKDNHVAASGSYYVHMGLMHYYFGEYEKAEEYLQGVKKYLTGLTDNVLKRQWHIFLVLNALSLYEKGIGYKNREELRLYIEPLIKEIQSWAGLGPLLKPYLAFLYAELERVTGDLKQAHVLYIKAIDLAYQSRYTFLQAHINECLGELIEKVPLAVKNNRNKGSPGSAAAVTFFKEAARLYKKCSAQRKESFLIENRPEYFEEEAPVYGVGFSAPALTLPNIDINYLIKSCLIIPAETEEKILLDKIMNVVLESSGAQHGYLIMEEGGELIIRAESHITEKNIVRATNQKFEDCKDICHAIIRYVHRTKEMVLLENASEKGEFKDNPEVQEMKLKSVLCLPVIKQNKLVGILYLENRLSDSVFTADRANITNLFTYEAAVSLENAKLLEKMKQAEAALHKHQEHLEEMVQERTSQLRKTQEDLLIAERLAVLGQLAGSVSHEIRNPLNVISSSAYYIKMKLGSMDKKLKEHIERIESEVKNSTAIIDSLLSLSGMKEPNKTRLNLIAVFNEAVSTSRIPQTVKIVKEMPDNEIFTEADKEQLSMVFHNVIKNAVEAMNDEGVLTLKAAKQADGKVKVSFMDTGAGIAPENMGKLFKPLFTTKARGIGFGLAICKMIVNKHKGVIDITSQEGAGTTVTMTLPTS, encoded by the coding sequence ATGAGCGCTGAAAAGGTCTCGATCCCTAATTATGAAATCGTTCAAAAGCTAGGAGAGGGTCCGCAATCGGTTGTTTACAAGGCCTTCCATAAGAAATTCCCCGAACGTCCGCTTGTCCTGAAAGTCCTAAAAGTAGGATTCCTTCCCGAGCATCAGAAACTGCATTTCCGGCAAAAAATCGAGCGGCTTAAGGTTTTAAACGACCCGATGCTTATCCGGCCGCTTTCTTTCGAGGTAATTGAAGATACCCAGTTTATCACGCGGGAATATTTTGACGGTATCCCGCTTAACGAATGGGCGGCTCTCCAGACGAAGATTTCCCTAAAGGATTTTTTTACTATAAGCTGCCTTTTGGCGCAGGCGGTCAATAAAATCTACGAGGGCGGCATTATTTACGGGGGGCTTAAACCGCATAATATACTGATCCATCCCAAAAGCCTGGATATCCGGCTGGTCGATTTCATCTCTTCAATAGACGTCCGGGAAGTAAGCCATTTTATTTACGACCGGGGTTTTGTCGAGGGTACCCTTGCTTATACCTCGCCGGAACAGACCGGGCGGATAAACCACAGGGTGGATTTTTCTTCGGATTTTTACGCGATGGGCATTATCTTTTATGAATTATTGACGCGCAAGCTTCCTTTTTTCTCGCTGGATCCGCTGGAACTTATCCATTCACACCTGGCGGAAGAGGCTCCGTATGTCAGCGAGTTAAACCCTGAGATCCCCCAAATGCTCAGCAGGATAGTTGCCAAGCTCATCTTAAAACAGCCGGAGAAACGCTATTTGAGCGCTTCAGGATTGCTGGCGGACCTGGTCCAATGCCATAATGAATACGCGGCAAAAGGAATTATCGACGAGTTCCCTCTGGGCGTTTACGATTACACGCGCAGGGTCACGTTTGTTTCTAAGATGGTCGGCCGGGACGATGAGGCCAAAACGATCCTGGATGAGTACGAGCGGTCCACGAAAGGTTTCTTCCGCTCGATGTTTATATCGGGACTGCCGGGTATCGGCAAGACCCGCCTTATCCAGGAGCTGCAAAAGCCGATAGTTAAAGGCCGCGGTTATTTTACCTCCGGTAAATTCGACCTCTATCAAAAAAACATCCCGTATAGCGCCCTTATCCAGAGCCTGCGTAATCTTATCAGGACTTTTTTAACGGAAAGCGACGAAAGGGTTGAGCTTTGGAAAGATAAAATCCTCAAGACGCTGGTAAATAACGGCAGGATCATCACCGACGTCATCCCTGAACTTGAAGTATTAATCGGCCCCCAGCCGGAGATCAAGCCTCTTCCGCCGGTTGAGGCCAGAAATCGTTTTAACGACCTCTTCGGGAAGTTCTTGGCTTGCCTGGCCAATGAAGAGAACCCGCTTACGATATTTATCGACGATCTGCAGTGGTGCGATATCGCCACCTTCGATTTTTTAGACACTCTTTTTACTAATTATCGCGACTACAAATGTATCTTTTTCATCGGGGCTTACCGGCATAATGAAGTAAGTCCCGAACATCCTTTAACCCGCCTGATCCGCGACATCAAAGAACAAAAAAGCCCGCTCAAAGAGACAAGATTAGGGCCCCTGCAGCCTGAGCATTGCCATGAGATGGTGGCTTATATACTTGATTCGCCTCTTTCTCAAACCGGGGAGCTGTCCGTTTTTATCGCCGACCTTTCGGAAGGTAATCCCTTGTTTGTGAGCGAAATACTTTCTTACCTTAATAACGAAAACCTTATGTATTCGGATGAGCACCGGCATTGGCAGTGGGATATCAATAAGATCAGGCAATCAAACATGCCGCCGACAGTGGTCGCGCTCTTTAGCTCCAAAGTTAAGAAACTTCCCATTACGGCGATAGGATTGCTTGAATACTGCGCCTGCATGGGCAACCGTTTTTCTCCTACCGAAATCTCAATGGTTAAGGAAATATCTTTACCGGATGTGTTTGAGATCTTAAAGCCTGCTTTGGCTCAGGGGCTTTTGATGGAGAGCAAGGACGACCTGCAATTTGTTCATGACCGCGTGCAGGAAGCGGTCTTAAGCGCCATAGACACCCAGAGCCGGCGCCAGATCCATTGGGCCATCGGGACGCATTTGTTAAGCGGTATGCCTGAAGGCGCGGATCCGGAGAGGGTTGACAGCATGTTCAACATCTTCTCGATGACCGCCCATTTAAACCTCGGCAAGCCGGATAGCTTGGAAGCTAAGATGGCCTACCGGCTATCGGATATAAACTATCATTCCGGCAACAAGGCTTTGGACGCCTTGGCTACGGAAGCGGCGAATGAATATTTCCGGCTGGCCAGAGAACTTCTGCCCTCGGACTGCTGGGAAGCGCAATACGAGAAGACCTTTAAGATATATCAGAAATCGGCAAAGACAGAGCTGATGTGCGGCAAATACGATGACTCGGAAAAGCTGCTTAATAAACTGCTTGAAAACGCCAAGACGGATTTGGATAAAGCGGAGTGTCTTGCCGAACAGACTACCTCGCTTTCCTCGATCGGAAATTTTATTAAAGCCATCGAGACCGCCAACCGCGGGCTTGCTTATTTCAACAAATCCATTCCTGATGATCCCGCGGAAGCAGAGAGAAAAAGAGAAGAGTTGATGCGGGATATAGAATCCAAGAACATCGATGTCTGGAACATCATCTTGAATATGCCGTTTACCAATGACAGGAAGAGCAAGATAGAATTAGCTTTTTACAGCGAACTTATTCCCGATCTTTATATGTCGGGGCTTGTGCCGCAGCTTTATCTTTCGGCAGCCCAGTCGACCCAGCATTGCCTGGAAGGCGGCATGGATGAATCGGTTATCTACTCTTTTTCCATAATGGGCCTTTGCCTGGGAGAGAAGGGTGAATTTGAAAAAGCGTTTAAATATGAGGACCTGGCGCGCGATCTAAGCGAAAAATACCCGAATACCTTCGGCGCTACGCGGGGTATGAACGGGATCGTCTGGTGTAACGCGCATTCGCGAAGTTATCCCGAAGAGATAGTTGATTATTGCCTGAAGTCCATACAGTGCGGTAAAAATTCCGGGGATCTTTACAACGCGGGGCTCTCTTACGGGCCGCTGATGTGGAACCTCCAGGTGCAAGGAAATGATTTCAGAAGGACAGAGGAATACGCCCGCGAGTGCCTGGAGTTCTCCAAGAAATACCACCTTTATTTTTCTGTCCGCCTGGCTGAAGCGATGCAGGCCGGATGGATAGAGCCGATGAAGAAGGGTTATACGCCCATTGAGATGGAGGAGAAGCTCAAGCTTTGGGAGAAGGATAATCACGTTGCCGCTTCCGGCAGTTATTATGTGCATATGGGCCTGATGCATTATTATTTCGGGGAATATGAAAAAGCCGAAGAGTATTTGCAGGGAGTAAAAAAATACCTTACCGGCTTGACCGATAATGTTCTAAAGCGGCAGTGGCATATCTTTTTAGTTTTGAACGCCCTTAGTCTTTACGAAAAAGGGATTGGATATAAGAATAGAGAAGAGCTGCGTTTGTATATTGAGCCGTTAATAAAAGAGATCCAGTCCTGGGCCGGCCTGGGGCCGTTATTGAAACCGTATCTGGCGTTTTTATATGCCGAGCTTGAAAGGGTTACCGGGGATTTAAAACAGGCCCATGTTTTGTATATCAAGGCCATCGACCTTGCGTATCAATCCCGGTATACTTTTTTACAAGCTCACATAAATGAATGTCTGGGGGAACTGATTGAAAAAGTGCCCCTGGCCGTTAAAAATAATCGAAATAAGGGCAGCCCGGGGAGCGCGGCTGCGGTGACATTTTTTAAGGAAGCGGCGCGGTTGTATAAAAAATGCAGTGCCCAGCGGAAGGAATCATTTTTGATTGAGAACCGCCCGGAATATTTCGAGGAAGAAGCGCCTGTTTACGGGGTTGGTTTTTCCGCTCCGGCCTTGACGCTGCCGAATATCGATATAAATTATCTTATCAAATCCTGCCTGATTATTCCGGCGGAGACGGAAGAAAAAATTTTGTTGGATAAGATCATGAACGTGGTTCTGGAGAGCTCCGGCGCCCAGCACGGCTATTTGATCATGGAAGAAGGCGGCGAACTGATAATCCGCGCCGAAAGCCACATTACCGAGAAAAATATTGTCCGGGCTACCAACCAGAAATTTGAGGATTGTAAAGATATCTGCCATGCGATTATCCGCTACGTCCATCGCACCAAGGAGATGGTCCTTCTTGAAAACGCCTCGGAAAAAGGGGAATTCAAGGATAATCCCGAAGTCCAGGAGATGAAGCTTAAATCCGTGCTTTGCCTTCCGGTAATCAAACAGAACAAACTGGTCGGCATCCTTTATTTGGAAAACCGTCTTTCCGATTCGGTCTTTACCGCGGATAGGGCCAATATAACCAATTTGTTTACCTACGAGGCGGCTGTTTCCCTGGAGAACGCTAAATTGCTGGAAAAGATGAAACAAGCTGAAGCCGCCCTGCACAAGCATCAGGAGCATCTGGAAGAGATGGTCCAGGAGAGGACAAGCCAGCTGCGCAAGACGCAGGAGGACCTGCTTATCGCCGAGCGGCTGGCGGTATTGGGGCAGTTGGCCGGGAGCGTCTCGCATGAGATCCGCAACCCGTTAAATGTTATCAGCAGCTCCGCTTATTATATTAAAATGAAACTCGGAAGCATGGATAAGAAACTCAAAGAGCATATCGAGCGGATTGAATCTGAAGTCAAAAATTCAACCGCGATCATCGATAGCCTCTTAAGCCTCTCCGGGATGAAGGAGCCGAATAAAACACGCCTTAACCTTATTGCCGTTTTTAATGAAGCCGTGAGTACTTCGCGGATTCCCCAGACGGTAAAGATAGTCAAAGAGATGCCCGATAATGAGATTTTTACGGAAGCGGACAAGGAGCAGTTAAGTATGGTATTTCATAATGTTATCAAAAATGCCGTGGAAGCAATGAACGATGAAGGCGTATTGACTTTAAAGGCAGCTAAGCAGGCCGACGGGAAAGTGAAGGTATCGTTTATGGATACGGGCGCGGGTATTGCGCCGGAGAATATGGGTAAATTATTTAAACCCCTGTTTACCACCAAGGCGCGCGGCATCGGGTTTGGCCTGGCTATTTGCAAGATGATCGTAAATAAACATAAAGGCGTTATCGATATAACGTCCCAGGAAGGCGCAGGGACAACTGTTACTATGACCCTTCCTACAAGTTAA
- a CDS encoding response regulator: MKSKARILIVDDNKLLCKNLKDILELKGYDIACAYDGQEAIKAVKDGNFKIALMDVKMPGMSGIDALKSLRQIAPGLTVIFITAFTDDIFYKEGLKSGDFEVITKPIDIDKFLGRLEEVVKKSPAS; this comes from the coding sequence ATGAAATCAAAGGCGAGAATACTCATCGTGGATGATAATAAGCTTCTATGCAAGAATTTGAAAGATATCCTGGAGCTGAAGGGTTACGACATTGCTTGTGCTTATGACGGCCAGGAGGCGATCAAAGCTGTTAAAGATGGTAATTTTAAGATTGCTCTGATGGATGTCAAGATGCCCGGAATGAGCGGTATCGATGCCTTAAAGAGCCTAAGACAGATTGCCCCCGGGCTAACCGTCATTTTTATAACTGCTTTCACCGACGATATCTTTTATAAAGAAGGATTAAAGAGCGGGGATTTTGAGGTCATCACCAAACCCATCGATATTGATAAATTCCTTGGGCGGCTGGAAGAGGTTGTTAAAAAAAGTCCGGCAAGTTGA
- a CDS encoding ATP-binding protein encodes MLTEFLIKNLDIVFFVYGLAFFAMGTAIFLQPRHKSAFKLAGIIWILGAFGLIHGINEWLDMFTIIRAQDLHMWGLTRAVVLTVSFIFLFEFGRRLFCLSFNKRFFSKWITLAISVLVFIFLFALGEHTIWPRYFLCFPGGVLTALGFMAYYRKNEAELEPFKARKYFLIAASSIGIYGILGGLIVPKADFFPASAINNASFLSLFGIPVQSFRALCAIVLAWACWYILGIFNREIIHKLKADLEELTMAKEKLVRSESLAALGRFSGIMGHEFKNELCAMKNTVYFLQMKLQNGDENVKKHLKMLDEEIADTERLIDNIASFARNKAPEFEPIDLEDFLSRSIKKLKIPDTIEVVTKIEKGLGPVRADRIQLWSVFNNIILNSLQAMAKKGRLTVEASSSGGYVDIIFEDTGSGIKEEDMKTIFVPFSSTKAGGMGLGLVISKIIIEAHHGTIEIASKTGKGTAVMIRLPIGESKNV; translated from the coding sequence ATGCTGACGGAGTTTTTAATAAAAAACTTAGACATTGTCTTTTTTGTTTACGGGTTGGCTTTTTTTGCCATGGGGACAGCGATTTTTCTGCAGCCGCGCCATAAGAGTGCCTTTAAACTGGCCGGTATAATCTGGATATTGGGGGCTTTTGGGTTAATCCACGGCATAAATGAATGGCTGGATATGTTTACCATAATCAGGGCGCAGGATTTGCATATGTGGGGCCTGACGCGGGCGGTGGTTTTAACCGTCTCGTTTATTTTTTTATTTGAGTTTGGGCGCCGTCTTTTCTGCTTGAGTTTTAACAAGAGATTTTTCAGCAAATGGATTACGCTGGCTATCTCTGTACTTGTTTTTATATTTCTCTTCGCCTTAGGAGAACATACCATCTGGCCCCGCTATTTTTTATGCTTTCCCGGAGGGGTATTAACGGCTTTAGGTTTCATGGCGTACTATCGAAAGAATGAAGCTGAGTTAGAGCCGTTTAAGGCCCGGAAGTATTTCCTTATAGCCGCCTCTTCGATAGGTATTTATGGTATCTTGGGCGGACTCATTGTTCCAAAAGCGGATTTTTTTCCTGCTTCGGCCATAAACAACGCCTCTTTCTTAAGCCTCTTTGGTATTCCGGTACAGTCCTTCCGTGCTCTTTGTGCCATTGTTTTGGCGTGGGCCTGCTGGTATATTCTCGGGATTTTTAACCGGGAGATCATCCATAAGCTCAAGGCCGATCTGGAAGAGCTCACCATGGCAAAAGAAAAACTGGTCCGTTCCGAAAGCCTCGCCGCTTTAGGCAGGTTTTCCGGCATAATGGGGCATGAATTTAAAAATGAATTATGCGCTATGAAGAACACGGTTTATTTCCTTCAGATGAAATTACAAAATGGGGATGAAAACGTAAAAAAACATCTCAAGATGTTAGATGAAGAGATCGCCGACACCGAAAGATTAATCGATAATATCGCAAGTTTTGCCAGGAATAAGGCTCCGGAGTTTGAACCTATCGACCTGGAAGATTTTTTATCCAGAAGCATTAAGAAACTTAAAATACCTGATACGATCGAGGTTGTCACTAAGATAGAAAAGGGGCTGGGTCCGGTGCGGGCAGACAGGATACAACTTTGGAGCGTCTTCAACAATATAATTTTAAATTCCCTGCAGGCGATGGCTAAGAAAGGCAGGTTGACAGTGGAGGCAAGCAGTTCAGGCGGCTATGTGGACATTATCTTTGAAGATACCGGTTCCGGAATAAAAGAAGAGGATATGAAAACGATCTTTGTCCCCTTCTCTTCCACCAAAGCCGGGGGCATGGGGTTAGGGCTGGTAATTTCTAAAATTATTATCGAGGCACATCATGGTACTATCGAAATCGCCAGTAAAACCGGCAAAGGGACTGCTGTTATGATAAGGCTGCCGATAGGAGAAAGTAAAAATGTATAA